The DNA segment CATGCTTTCCTTTAATATCTGGTAGGTAACGATAAAATCCTGggaaaataaagattaaaaaaggCAACAACGATGAgttaatcaacagaaaattaacctATTTCAATGTGATGATCAGGtatttatagggctgtcaatctatcaaatatttaatcgcaaatcaatcgttttttatctgttcaaaatgtaccagaaagggagatttgtcaccaccagactccattgaaaaaaacagtcatttcaCCTCGTAGAACACAgatgttgctggtctaccgctgcctcgatcggttagtttaatcgcatgattgtccatagttaatcacaattgatcgcacattttttatcagttcaaaatgtaccttaaagggactgtttgtaaattcttacacgtataaatcaatccgggtcggtcaCTATAGAGTGATGtggtggttttagctgatgtgtgtcgccccactgttttgacggatgctcgctcacaatcaagtagcgcgtgcacacgggcgagcgcgagcaacgggacgctgactttcgttgacttaacggccacaggtgtcgctgttacaaccaatttctgattcttacaaacagtccctttaaagggagatttgtcaactatttaatcctcttatcaacatgggagtggaaaaatatgctgctttgtgcaaatgtgtgtatatatttattactggaaatcaattaacacaaaacaatgacagatattgtctagATATACatctagtctgacatggttggtaccgatggattcatcaggttttttagttacatgtgataccaatatcttcaatctaactttaaaactgagcccactacaacctccgaaagatcgattgcattaatgtgttaaagaaatgaatggcgttaaagcaaatttgcgttaaggcgttattatggcgttaactttgacagccctaattatttacTTTAGTCAAGAGTACACACAGCAAATCTAACACgtgcatttgatttatttgatttatattttaaattcatgCCCCGTCTTCTAAACAAATGTGACTCCAGAAGTGAAGTTTAGGGAACTGTTGAGGTGGATAATCCCACTGCATGGGTCACCGGACCTGACTCACTGCTACACATCTATTCAACCTTGAAACAACATCCTGCATTAAATCCCccaaatgctgttttcagcctccaCATGTCAGAGAAGCagaatgcaaaaaacaaaaacaaatcccaAAGTAGCCTTAATGTACAATAGTACGgaaatgttttattgtgaatGACATATACAtcaaaatattcttattttatccatgctttgtgttttttggggtcTGACTGACATCTCAGACAAATATGTAACATGGCAGTAAATAACGATGAAACACTGACTGTGTCCTCCGTGTGGTGTCGACTCAGTAGTACGTCTCTTGCTCCACCCAACCTAGAAACCAAAGGAGACAGAATTAGTGATGGAGTGTTAGGGATGTTTCGCTTCACATTTAGGGTCTAAATTCTCCGTCTGCAGGATGATATCATCCCTCATGTTGGCTGACAGTGATTCAGAGGAAAAAGGCCGGATTGTGGAGCGTGAGCGAGACGCATTCTGAATTTAGAGCCGAGACTTTCTTGATGATGCGTCCTGCGGGGACGTGGAGGTTGTGGCATCTTTGTCTCACAGTTCGtcacgatgatgatgatgatatcatCCTTGAGGCCAAACAGTATATATGACAATAACAGGAGAGCTCTGACCTGACCCGGCAGCTCAAACAACACAAGGATTGCATCATTAGATGTACGCACGCATCACATAAAGGGACGTTCACATGCTGCGTTTTTTTTGTTCCCCTCAAATCCAGGCCTTGTTTCAGgcctaaaaataaaatgtagctCTGGGCTCAGTGAGGTCTGGCAAAACATCAGTCACACTGACTTCCAATACAGTGTTAGGGGTCGTTCACATGCTGCGTCTAAAACGCGTGGAAAACGCCACCCGTGCCGCTTTCATGCTTTTATCCGAGGTGCTCgggaggttgcgctcctgtcgcacctgccgttactaagcaaccaaaccTGCACActgcgatgatgatgatgaagttgggGTAATTTAGTagtaaaagcctcactgactaaactaaacaaagtcaaaacaaagagaaatggatttccagcagaagtagggctgtaccgaataccatttttgggcttcgaagcttcgttaagaaatatttgaaggtattcgaagcttcgcagcGCGAGATGTCTTCATCTCCCCCAGTTTCAACGCCtgggacagtgccgctgccgcactacaaACGCACCGCTACACACAActaacagcgatatccgtctgggAATAAGTaatataattaatgttgaatatgactATGAATAACGTTGGGGGATTATTCCATagttcatgggctattttggaatttatacattattattgcgtttatattaaaaaacaaataataaaacaaagcattcgaatgcttatttggaggtcgattaccatggaaATGGTCGaggcttcgaagcattcgggtcagccgaAAGGCCGAAATAAAAATAGTTTTGGAACGCAGCAACGGCAGATATCTTTTCCTTCTTCTGTAAATATCAGTCGAGGGTAAATATGGAGGAGaggttaatcattttagtgcaggactacccagagctttaccaTCCGTCCCACGGACTATTTTACTGCTTCACCCCTCCTGATCGAGGATGTCACGTCATCCAGttgaaagtgaagccaaactgACAGAGACATTGAGCAGTAAAGCCACTGTGAGGGATTTACCGTGCTGGAAATCTATTTCTCTTTGGATTCGGGCTGACCCGattgcttcaaagcttcgaccgttgccatggtaatcaacctccaaatcagtaatCGAATggcaataataatgtataaatataaaaattaaataaggaacacaacattattcatattcaacatgaattattattagttattctcagacggatatcgctgtttgttgtgtgtagaggtgtgtagaggtgtgtagaggcgtgtacagtagtgcggcagcggcgctGTCCCAAATCATATTTCTCACCAAATGCTTCAAAAAATgatattcgggacagccctcgttttggcttttactgctaaattaccgcaacttagtaacggcaggtgcgacaggagcgcaacctccTGGGCACCTTGGATTAAAGCATGTGTACGGCCCCTAACACTGTATCAGAAGTCAGTGTGACTCCGAGCTGTGGATGCTATTATTTAGCATGTTTTGCCAGGCCCCACTGAGCCCAGAGCTTTTAGGCCTGAAACACTATAAATACCTGTTTTTCACAGAAAGCTAAAAATCACTGGACTGGAATGATGGTTTCCAATTTTGAAGTCTAAAACCTAATTTAGCCCAGGTTCCACAGTAATCCGGAGGGCAGTGTCAACAGTTGTTTGAGTAACTTTGTTCAAATAAATCCTAAAAATGTAAACCGTGTCAGTTAACTTGTTTTTTTCGAGACATTATTCACCATGGATGGGCAATGCGATGTTCACTGATCTGTGCTGCGGGACTCAGATGTAacagacccacacacacacacacacatacacacacagctgcatccCAGCCAAGCTCTGCATGCAGGTTGTGCTCAGCTCCGTGGGTGGAACGAGGCATTAACAATGGCAGGGTTGAGGGTTGAAATCCCACTGGGCCCTGCCATCTGCCACAGTTCACTGGTCTGTGTGGAGACGCAGTTGTGGCACCGATAAcggacacatgcacacacacacagctcctaCTAAACACTCATATGTTGTTAACCTACATCATTCACTAACACACCACTGCTTCTGCTCTCTGTATTAAatctcatactgtatatcatgacTGACGTTACAGAAGGTTTCTACATAACGAGAGGAGGAATAAAAACCTTTGCCATAACTACTAACAAATTCAGAATTACTTCTATTTGTTAGCTTGCaggatataataataatataataataagtaataattaTAAGtaaatatcattattaataatttatttagtaTAGCACCTTTCGTAGACCACAATTCACAAAGTGGTTtacaggaataaaaaaaaatattaaaacaataaatccataAAACAGTAAATATCTTAATATACTAGATATCTTGAAAAATTTAGTAAAAAAATTGAGTTTGGTGGAAACCAATGAAGTGGGTTTTAGCCAGTGAGgcatactgctaaattaccgcaacttaatcatcatcatcgtcatcgcagcgcacaggttttggttgcttagtaacgagCACCTTGGATGAAAGGATGAAAGTGGCACGGCTGGCGTTTTAATACTAGAATATTACTAGATATCTCAATTTTTTACAAGATTTCAATGGAAATGCGAATGTTTTTTCGCCCCTTTGCTTGCACAGAATGGGAGTGAACGGGAGGTGAATACTAATTTGCGCATGTGTGATCGCCCTTGCAACACTTCAAAGTTGCAGAATTTGAAGACACATGGTTTTCTTTGGACACAAATGTGATAATCCATCCTCCTCATCCCCCTAcattcacctcaaaataaagAAAGCAGAGGCAAACGTGTGATGCAAAAGCCTCAAGAAGCAAAAAGAAGAGTGAGTAAATGTCTTACCGCCTGGGTTGCGTCTGAGAATATATCTTCTGGCTTCATCGTacaggaagatgaggagggagTAGGGGAAGGCACAGAACCACCAACAGGGCCTAAggtacacagacacagagattgAGCATCACATTGAGATTTTAAATGATGCTTATTAATCTAATTTCACTTTTGAGTGTctaaaaagcaaaagaaaaccATCAAATTATTGTTATAAGTTGAATTCATTCAATATTTCGctgtaaatactgtacatttctgcCCTTTCCATGTCATATCTGAATatgaattgagagagagagaacctcAGAggtaaagaaagaagaaaacaaacacagacgagacagaaatagagacagacagaagagagacacaagagtgtcagacagagaggaggaggtttgTTAAACATCAGCAGTCACCTGAAGAGAAAGGGGAGTGGGTGGGTGAGGAGTCTGAAGAGACTAGGAGCAGATGAAAAGGTGGCGAGGAATAAAGGAGGAGACGCAAAAACAATAACGAggagaagaagacgaggagatTTCAGCTAACGAGCCTAACGTAACTTTCTATTTGTCTCTGTTGGCCAAACAATCTCATTAGTAGACGCAGCTCTTCTGCTCTCCTCTGAAGTGGAAATTACCGGTGACACTTTAGATAATATCCACCTCTTTTTAACaagataatataataacacTGACTTAAACCTCATccacaaaaaaatgtcaaagcaCTGGCTGCACAAAAAACAGGGCAGTAAACGAACAGAAAATAGGATTTCATGGACGACTGTATTAGGGATAAACTTAATGCATATTGTGCTCATAAATTCGCCTGCAtacatgaaaagaaaacatggaAAATGAGACCGTTTTAGTTGTAATTTGTGTGAATTCCTGATTGAAAAATCATAGTTTAGGTATACAAGGTTTTACTCACTTGAGAGGGTACATTCTGAGGGCGACGTCCATGCCCGGGCAGTAGGACAGGAAAGCAGCCAGAGCTGTCTCCTCAAACAGACCGAAGATGAGGATACGGTTCCTGTGAGAGCAAAGAATCAACACCGTTAGAACTATTTCACTTTGACTAACCTGAGATCATCCCACGCTGGGATTAATGTTATAACGACAACTCTTAAAGGGATGGTTccggtgttttgaagtggggttgtatgaggtactgtcaaagttgacgcattaaaaatgtagcacaactcatttctttaacacattaacacagtcGATCTTTTGGagattgtagtgggctcagaaaaactgtcatggccattttcaaaggggtcccttgacctctgacctcaagataattgaatgaaaatgggttctatgattcaccaaagtcacacaatagcacaaacaaaccagACCAGCAGcccctgtgttctgagaggtaaaattactgttttttcaatggagtctggtggctttggcgagagcatagatggatacaacggcttcagttctccgttggaaacatagactgtgtaGCTGTTTCACGTCATATTCTAAACTGATAATGATtattttaggtgggcctttcttttaggtatCTAAAATACGTTTCATTGCTgcccacagcagtacgttgctttgctcccatgcggtaactcctgtctgtttctccaaactggaggcgtgccgaccgtcatctactgtagataagcacctcatacaaccccacttcaaaacacctgaactattcctttaaagctaTAAAGGAATATATGGATGcctaaaataattataattatacttAAAAAAGTACCCTGCTTGAATCTATTGAGTGAGTAAATACAGGTTTGGAAGTCACTGTCTGTACTTAATATGTCTTTATATGTACATACTTCATTCCTTGCTGCAGGATGGAGTTCCTCCTGGTCTTACAGATGATCAGATCGGCCCACTGGACAACCACAATACTGGCGAAGAAAGCTGTGTGACACGTGAACTCTACGATCTTTCTGCGCTCGTATGTCTGGTGGAGAGAACATTAAAAAAGATTTGAATTAGCACATGTTTCTCTTCTGTTCTTGtattgaaaatgtgaaatgaccACAGCGTTTATTAGAAACATGAGCATTACTGACCCACTGCTGTCCGTAGCTGTCTTCCAGGTCATTTACATATTTGTCGTCCCACAGCACTCTGATCCCCAGCAGGTCCATGGGGAGGAAGCCGTTTTCAGCCAGGATAACAAAGTAGGTGAAGAAGCCAGCTGTGGCTTGCATCATACCTAGCAAggaaaaagtgcaaaaaaatgtttaaataatatttttatttaagaaaaataatattattcacAGATATTTAACACAGGGCATTCTCACTTTCTCCCACCCCCCACTGCCTagacaaaataataacataTGTAACGGTACACGGGGAATGATGGTTCAAAATTAAGTAAtacgataaaaaaaataataataataatgtaaataataaaaaaaataataataaataaaacaaaaataaaataaataaataaaaaaagcaaacacataattaagaaaataaaacatcacattttgCATTGGAAAAGCTACATATACATGCTTTGAAATATAATCAAATTTGTGGATGTTTCAAGTATATGGGCCTATTTACAATCATCAACAATCATTTCTGTCTCAACACCTAAATATCATTCAGGTAGCATTAGGTGTGCTTACCGATCTGTCCGTAAGCTATGCTGATGAGCCTCTCGTTCACCAGTTTGTCTGTTTTGGGGTTTCTGGGCTGTCTCTTCATGATGTCGCTCTCGGCTTCTTCATAAGCCAGGGAGATGGCGGGGACCTGGGAGACGGGAAGCACATCAAAATAAGTATTTTCAATCACAGATTTGATTTTATAACGACTTTCCTATGATAAGAAATCAGTCAAAGAGCTCACCATGTCGGTTCCCAGGTCGATACAGAGGATGGTGACGGTTCCCAGGGGCAGAGGGATGTTGgcgatgatgaagaggaggaagggggagaTCTCAGGGATGTTACTGGTCAGAGTGTAGGCGATGGACTTCTTCAAGTTGTCAAAGATCAGACGGCCTGAGAAAGTAATAGAGGAATTAATATTGCATGGAAAATCAAGCGGTTACAAAGATGCGTTTTGCTATCTGTATTTCCACAAGTCCTTTACCTTCTTCCACTCCGGTAACGATGGAGGCAAAGTTGTCGTCCAGCAGGATCATGTCAGCGGCCTGCTTGGAGACGTCAGATCCAGAGATACCCATAGCGACGCCGATGTCAGCCTTCTTCAGAGCAGGAGAGTCGTTCACACCGTCGCCTGTCACAGCTACAATGGctccctgcagagagacagacagaaagaagtGTTAGGGtctccacttttttttaaataaaacagacaTTTCTCAAAGCTTTTATTACAAATTAAATTCTCTTAGACACTGACCTGTCTCTGGCAACCTTCCACAATGATGAGTTTCTGCTGAGGGGAGGTCCTGGCGAAGACGATCTCAGTGTGGTGTTTCAGCACATCGTCCAGCAGCTCCGGGGTCATCTCTTTCAGCTCACCGCCGTGAACGACGCAAGCCTTGGCGTCCCTGGGGAGGAAATCACAGCAGCGTTAGGACAACAGTTGTGATCCCCACATCCTGTCTCTGAGAGGAGAGTTGAGGATGGGGTGTAATCAAAAGAAAAGCAGGAGGAAACAGGAAATTCCTTTAGAAAACAGACGGCGTCGGCCTCGACACCCCTTAAACTAAATAATGGCATCATCAGCAAAAAGAGAGATTTAGTATAAAGACCTTCACTTCACACAATGAATACTTTTTTCACAACCCATGGTACAGGATAGTGTATTTTTCCCCAAGACagcttttcttttattaaaaacagatcatttgtacatatttgtacaatattttttcatatttttattgtaaattttTCTACTTTATTGATGTTTCTTGACTGTTGCAGTAATTCTATCTTATTTATTATCttactttatttattgtcaTGAAAAACCTTGTTTCAGACAGGTGACATTTCTCATCGGTTATCAGAGAGCATGAGCATTTTCCTGCTTGAGGATGCTGCCCAGGATGACAgtatttttaatgatttttgatttttaaataatttcttaCACTGCACTGtcacttttattattgtattttaagcCCACTGtcgccgtcggacagtttggggccgtcagtGAGCGTTTGTCGGCCTattttttgcggtgtgtcccgcaccgtcggctttagtctgcccgtgttgcaGGTTTTTTGGCTGATTCAGCGTGTTGAATCAGTGGCGGCGCCCGTCGgggagagaaatcactctcattggccgttcagcttaaacgaatcagtgcacgagaagagaaacgaaagtgaggaaagcaagccaatcagtaaagtcaagaggaacaACAACTAGACTACCGCCatctgctggtgtggagagttatctACTCTCaccaggcgcagaacgtacgtggtagttgaccgtcggctgtagtctttgccgtgtgttcaagtgcaactttttggccaaaacaaaggcgacgcaACAGACGGCCTTCGTGTccactagttctttgatgtcggtttggtgtgtctgggctttTATACCTGTCTTATTATATttgagcttgtttttattttctagtcTGGATTTTTAATTGTAAATGTCCTTTTATGATGTGTTTCCTTTTATACTTTGTCTCCATGCTTTTGATACATTATGTAAAGCACCTTAAACTGCTGAAATGTGCTCCATAAATCAACTTGCCTTGCCTATCATTGCAGTGTGACTGTGATCTGAACTTGCTGATGAAGAAAAGTAAGCTCAGAGAGACTGAATGTAGATTTATTTGTCTGCAGTGAATTAATGTTGAAAGGCTTTTTGGCTGAGCAGATTGCAGCGCCTCGTTAGGCAACGCTGATTTCATTTAGCTCTATTAGTGCGGGTATTAAGAAGAACCGCCAGACACATTTAGAGGGACGATTTCATATAGCTCCTGCTCATGAAATCATTCTTAATATTTAGTGACACAAGCTTTTTAAGTGTACTAACCTGGGGTTGACCTCTGAGACGGGTACATTCAGGCGGGCAGCGATGTCTTCAACGGTCTCGTTGCCTTCAGAGATGATACCCACACCCTTAGCGATAGCCTTGGCTGTGATGGGATGGTCACCTGTCACCATGATAACCTGAGGGAGAAGATATTCAGGTATTAACACAGAGCGTGATCGGGGTTTTGGTCCCGAAACTAAAAAAGACGGCAGTTCCGTACCTTGATTCCGGCGCTCCTGCATTTGCCGACAGCGTCGGGCACAGCAGCGCGAGGAGGGTCGATCATGGACATGAGGCCGATGAAGCACAGGTTCTCAGTGGGGAAGTTCACCTCCTCACAGTCGAAAGCAAAGCCTTCTGGGAACTGGTCGTCAGGCAGGTTGAAATGGCAGAAACCTGAGTAAGACAGGAGGAATTACAGATTACTTTCTTCTCCAACAACTCATTAAAGAGGACGTATGTAGTTGTAGAATGGAGCTCTGTCATACCCAGCACTCTCTCTCCCAGTCCTCCCAGCTCAACGTAGGCGTTCTGGAAAGCGTCCTTCATCTCGTCGTCCAGCGGCTGCTCTTTGCCCTGCATCAGGATGGTGGAGCAGCGGTCCAGAATCCTCTCTGGGGCGCCTTTCATCACCAGCAGGTGCTTGGTCTCGCCGGGAGTCGCGTTGTGGTGGATGGAGAGCTGTCGAACGAGACAAAGGTTGGATTTTAAACTTTACTCTAAACTCTGCTGGTACtcatttatcatttatgatgGTGGATGGAGACATGAATGAACCCGACCACTAGAGGGCgtaaatcaacatttccctcCGATACCACAGCAAT comes from the Sebastes fasciatus isolate fSebFas1 chromosome 24, fSebFas1.pri, whole genome shotgun sequence genome and includes:
- the LOC141763221 gene encoding sodium/potassium-transporting ATPase subunit alpha-1; its protein translation is MGLGRGKDEYKLAATSDGGSKKAKKAKAAKDMDDLKKEVDLDDHKLTLDELHRKYGTDLARGLSNARAKEILARDGPNALTPPPTTPEWVKFCKQLFGGFSMLLWIGAILCFLAYGIQAASEDEPANDNLYLGVVLSAVVIITGCFSYYQEAKSSRIMDSFKNLVPQQALVLRDGEKKSINAEEVVVGDLVEVKGGDRIPADLRVISAHGCKVDNSSLTGESEPQSRTPDFSNDNPLETRNIAFFSTNCVEGTARGVVINTGDRTVMGRIACLASSLDGGKTPIAKEIEHFIHIITGVAVFLGVSFFVLSLALGYGWLEAVIFLIGIIVANVPEGLLATVTVCLTLTAKRMAKKNCLVKNLEAVETLGSTSTICSDKTGTLTQNRMTVAHMWFDNQIHEADTTENQSGASFDRSSATWAALARIAGLCNRAVFLAEQTNVPILKRDVAGDASEAALLKCIELCCGAVGGMRDKYLKISEIPFNSTNKYQLSIHHNATPGETKHLLVMKGAPERILDRCSTILMQGKEQPLDDEMKDAFQNAYVELGGLGERVLGFCHFNLPDDQFPEGFAFDCEEVNFPTENLCFIGLMSMIDPPRAAVPDAVGKCRSAGIKVIMVTGDHPITAKAIAKGVGIISEGNETVEDIAARLNVPVSEVNPRDAKACVVHGGELKEMTPELLDDVLKHHTEIVFARTSPQQKLIIVEGCQRQGAIVAVTGDGVNDSPALKKADIGVAMGISGSDVSKQAADMILLDDNFASIVTGVEEGRLIFDNLKKSIAYTLTSNIPEISPFLLFIIANIPLPLGTVTILCIDLGTDMVPAISLAYEEAESDIMKRQPRNPKTDKLVNERLISIAYGQIGMMQATAGFFTYFVILAENGFLPMDLLGIRVLWDDKYVNDLEDSYGQQWTYERRKIVEFTCHTAFFASIVVVQWADLIICKTRRNSILQQGMKNRILIFGLFEETALAAFLSYCPGMDVALRMYPLKPCWWFCAFPYSLLIFLYDEARRYILRRNPGGWVEQETYY